Proteins from one Syngnathus scovelli strain Florida chromosome 17, RoL_Ssco_1.2, whole genome shotgun sequence genomic window:
- the ncstn gene encoding nicastrin codes for MALLSSKWTVIFLLCICFIGVGCTAVEKKIYVHLNYTVPCVRLLNATHQIGCQSSLSGDVGVLHVLESEENLDFVLQTGLNPPYMVILEHRLFTRSIMMRLNNGSNRVAGVAVVAPNTNPTEGFSPHNTCPNENTGVYSESYDPALAHCSTMMWNALGNGLSYEEFDFPIFSMKDDNETRLIRQCYLDHNRVVNGTAPKYPLCAMQLFSHMSAVTNTATCMRRNDINFSITPEKVCDPLGDFNVWATTKPLNNTAKGHKMSESIVIAAARLDSRSFFFDVTPGAQSATSGFITLLAAAHALRNITQEVPPNRTILYAFFQGETFDYIGSSRMVYDMVNKEFAVDLDNVHSVLEVGQVGLRAESQLWVHSDPVSRRNTSVDEEVKTLVENIQSAVTALNVSASEPNVSQPLPPSSFQRFLRLRPIPGVVIVDHELSFSNRFYESMYDNAEYLRVSYPQNMTQEEQLQFVTDTAKALAEVATVVARALFKQAGGDQSQLSRINADAQIVSQMLYSFLIQSNNSWLQQIVPADVAGHLKDTATNFYVGVLLQASEPTYLVKHLLANLTGSVVNITQQNCQSQRMEEHDTESKHMYTYTWVQGAMLPNATKRDGYCVRSTVHLSTALSPALDPNAQVEYTSTEYSTWTESRWKTIKGRVFLVASPELEMVTLGVGVGVLITSLLLTYVLSSKADILFSSQREPTNATY; via the exons CCTCATTGTCCGGGGATGTCGGGGTGCTCCATGTCTTGGAGTCAGAGGAAAACTTGGACTTTGTGCTGCAGACAGGTCTCAATCCTCCTTATATGGTTATCCTGGAACACCGTCTCTTCACCAG ATCCATCATGATGAGGCTAAACAATGGCTCCAATAGGGTGGCGGGCGTCGCTGTTGTGGCGCCAAACACAAACCCAACAGAGGGCTTCTCTCCGCACAACACGTGTCCCAATGAAAACAcgg GCGTGTATTCGGAAAGCTACGACCCGGCTTTGGCTCACTGTAGCACCATGATGTGGAATGCCCTGGGCAATGGCCTGTCCTATGAGGAGTTTGACTTCCCCATCTTCTCCATGAAGGATGACAATGAGACGCGCCTCATCCGACAG TGCTACCTCGATCATAACCGCGTGGTGAACGGCACCGCCCCCAAGTACCCGCTGTGTGCCATGCAGCTCTTCTCACACATGTCGGCCGTCACCAACACCGCCACCTGCATGAGAAGGAATGACATCAACTTCAGCATCACACCAG AGAAAGTTTGTGACCCACTGGGCGACTTCAACGTTTGGGCCACCACCAAACCGCTCAACAATACGGCCAAAGGACACAAAATGTCAGAGAGCATTGTTATCGCAGCCGCTCGG CTGGACAGCCGATCGTTCTTCTTCGACGTTACTCCCGGAGCACAGAGCGCCACCTCGGGCTTCATCACCTTGCTGGCGGCTGCGCACGCTTTGCGCAACATCACCCAAGAGGTGCCGCCCAACCGCACCATCCTCTACGCCTTCTTCCAGGGG GAAACCTTTGATTACATCGGCAGTTCCAGGATGGTGTACGACATGGTGAACAAGGAATTTGCGGTGGACTTGGATAACGTTCACTCTGTGCTGGAGGTCGGACAG GTGGGCCTGCGTGCCGAATCCCAACTATGGGTCCACTCTGATCCCGTCTCACGCAGGAACACCAGCGTAGACGAGGAG GTGAAGACGCTGGTGGAGAACATCCAGTCGGCCGTGACGGCCTTAAACGTCTCGGCGAGCGAGCCCAACGTGTCGCAGCCGCTGCCACCCTCGTCCTTCCAGCGATTCTTGCGACTGCGGCCCATCCCCGGCGTGGTCATAGTGGACCACGAGTTGTCTTTCAGCAACAG GTTCTATGAGAGCATGTACGATAACGCCGAATACCTACGCGTGTCATACCCCCAGAACATGACCCAAGAGGAGCAGCTGCAATTTGTCACAGACACGGCCAAG gctctggccgAGGTGGCCACCGTGGTCGCCCGCGCTTTGTTCAAGCAGGCGGGAGGAGATCAGTCACAACTGAGCAGAATCAACGCTGATGCCCAGATA GTGTCTCAAATGCTTTACTCATTCCTCATCCAGTCAAATAACAGCTGGCTGCAGCAGATAGTTCCCGCTGACGTAGCAGGCCACCTGA AGGACACAGCCACAAACTTCTACGTGGGGGTGTTGCTGCAAGCCAGTGAGCCCACGTACCTGGTGAAGCACCTGCTGGCCAACCTGACTGGCAGCGTGGTCAACATCACGCAGCAGAACTGCCAAAGCCAGCGGATGGAAGAGCACGATACAGAGAGCAAACAT ATGTACACGTACACGTGGGTTCAAGGCGCAATGTTGCCCAACGCCACCAAGAGGGACGGCTACTGTGTCCGCTCTACGGTGCACCTCTCCACGGCGCTGTCGCCCGCCTTGGACCCCAACGCACAGGTGGAGTACACCTCCACGGAGTACTCCACCTGGACAGAGTCCCGCTGGAAGACAATCAAGGGTCGTGTTTTCCTGGTGGCCAGTCCCGAGCTGGAG ATGGTGACTCTGGGTGTGGGCGTGGGTGTGCTGATCACCTCCCTCCTGCTCACCTATGTGCTCAGCTCCAAGGCGGACATCCTATTCAGCTCACAGAGGGAGCCCACTAATGCCACTTACTGA